The Clostridioides difficile genome has a segment encoding these proteins:
- a CDS encoding ABC transporter ATP-binding protein, which translates to MNVLSISKLSKSFGDRKIIDNLSFDVPEGSVFGFVGQNGSGKTTTMKMVLGLLESDSGSVSVCGEKVTYGKTSSNRHVGYLPDVPEFYNYMKPLEYLSLCGEITGLSKKDIKSRSDELLSLVGLKNEKRRIGGFSRGMKQRLGIAQALLSRPKLLICDEPTSALDPVGRKEILDIMFKIKDSTTVIFSTHILSDVERICDHVAILNNGKIAVSGTLSEMKTLHGKDKLLLEFSSIDEVQKFKSHGAIKSLLKDSEESNMKLILHGTDIKLIQHTVISTLAETGLCPVKMELMALSLENLFLEVVK; encoded by the coding sequence ATGAATGTTCTTTCAATAAGTAAGCTTTCAAAAAGCTTTGGAGATAGAAAGATAATAGACAATTTAAGTTTTGATGTTCCAGAAGGTTCAGTCTTTGGATTTGTTGGTCAAAATGGTTCAGGAAAAACTACAACTATGAAAATGGTATTAGGTTTACTTGAGTCAGATAGTGGAAGTGTGAGTGTCTGTGGTGAAAAAGTGACTTATGGAAAGACAAGTTCCAATCGTCATGTAGGGTATCTACCTGATGTACCAGAGTTTTATAACTATATGAAACCACTTGAATATCTTTCACTTTGTGGTGAAATTACAGGACTTTCAAAGAAAGATATAAAGTCTAGAAGTGATGAATTACTATCACTTGTAGGTCTTAAAAACGAAAAAAGACGAATTGGTGGATTTTCTCGTGGAATGAAACAAAGACTTGGTATAGCTCAAGCTTTGCTTTCACGTCCTAAGTTGCTTATTTGTGACGAACCTACAAGTGCACTTGATCCTGTTGGTCGAAAAGAAATACTAGACATCATGTTCAAAATTAAAGATTCAACAACTGTAATATTTTCAACACATATACTATCTGATGTTGAAAGAATTTGTGACCATGTTGCTATATTAAATAATGGAAAAATTGCTGTTAGTGGTACCCTTTCAGAAATGAAAACTCTACATGGAAAAGACAAACTTTTATTGGAGTTTTCCAGTATTGATGAAGTTCAAAAGTTTAAATCTCATGGTGCTATTAAATCTTTACTTAAAGATTCAGAAGAAAGCAATATGAAACTTATTTTGCATGGTACAGATATAAAATTAATACAACATACAGTTATATCTACACTTGCAGAAACTGGTCTTTGCCCTGTAAAGATGGAATTAATGGCATTATCCCTTGAAAATTTATTTTTGGAGGTGGTTAAGTGA
- a CDS encoding ABC transporter permease, whose amino-acid sequence MREYIVFTKKEFIENLRNYKLFSLVALFLILGISSPLFAKFMPDLIAHFAPTLKVTAAPTALDSWTQFFSNISGLGMSLTLIIFSNILSNEYSKGTLVIMLTKGLSRSSVILSKFSVTVIIMSIGFWFSFLAAYGYTIYFWPDANLYHIVFSVFSLWLIGIMYISILILGCVLFKSAFPSVLLVLVSTIAISLLSLPKQLAPYSPNFITSKNIDLISGKVLASEFIIPIIVTIIISIVYLLLAVILFKKKQV is encoded by the coding sequence GTGAGAGAATATATAGTATTTACAAAAAAAGAATTTATAGAGAATCTTAGAAATTATAAATTATTCAGTTTGGTTGCCTTATTTTTAATATTAGGTATAAGTAGCCCTCTTTTTGCAAAATTTATGCCAGATTTGATTGCCCATTTTGCACCAACTTTAAAAGTTACTGCTGCACCAACTGCTTTAGATTCTTGGACACAATTTTTTAGCAATATCTCTGGTCTTGGCATGAGTTTAACTCTAATTATTTTTAGCAATATTTTATCGAACGAATATTCCAAAGGAACACTTGTTATTATGCTGACTAAAGGTCTATCACGTTCATCTGTGATATTGTCTAAATTTTCTGTTACAGTAATTATTATGTCAATTGGTTTTTGGTTTAGTTTTTTAGCTGCTTATGGGTATACAATATATTTTTGGCCAGATGCAAATCTTTATCATATTGTATTTTCAGTATTTAGTTTGTGGCTTATAGGAATTATGTATATCAGTATACTAATTCTTGGATGTGTACTATTTAAATCAGCATTTCCGAGTGTGCTACTTGTATTGGTGTCAACTATTGCTATTAGTTTACTTTCTCTTCCTAAGCAACTTGCACCTTACAGCCCTAATTTCATAACGTCAAAAAATATTGACTTGATTTCAGGCAAGGTGCTAGCTTCAGAGTTTATTATACCAATAATTGTAACAATTATTATTTCGATAGTATATTTACTACTAGCTGTTATTTTATTTAAAAAGAAACAAGTTTAA
- a CDS encoding PLD nuclease N-terminal domain-containing protein, translating into MESLMEYLPILIPVIIIDLVLIITALIHVIKHPNYRFGNKAIWILIVLFISIIGPILYFAVGRGDE; encoded by the coding sequence ATGGAAAGTTTAATGGAGTATCTACCAATTTTGATTCCAGTTATTATTATTGATTTAGTGCTTATAATCACTGCTCTAATTCATGTAATAAAACATCCAAATTACAGATTTGGGAATAAGGCAATATGGATTCTTATAGTTCTATTCATCTCTATAATAGGACCAATTTTATATTTTGCTGTAGGAAGAGGGGATGAATAA
- a CDS encoding pyridoxamine 5'-phosphate oxidase family protein, producing the protein MKALDFLNKAGVYYLATTDESNQAHVRPLGFVMEYDGKLTFCTSNQKNMFKQLIFNPNVEICCIDQKFNTLRILGEAVFVTSKETQAKALEIMPSLSKMYSVGDGKFEIFSIDKAKVSCCSMSGKKVDVEL; encoded by the coding sequence ATGAAAGCATTAGATTTTTTAAACAAGGCAGGAGTTTATTATTTAGCAACAACTGATGAAAGTAATCAGGCACATGTACGTCCTCTTGGATTCGTTATGGAATACGATGGGAAACTAACATTTTGTACATCTAACCAAAAAAATATGTTTAAGCAACTTATTTTTAATCCAAATGTTGAAATTTGCTGTATCGACCAAAAATTTAATACCTTACGTATTTTAGGTGAAGCAGTATTTGTTACATCAAAAGAAACACAAGCTAAGGCACTTGAAATAATGCCAAGTTTAAGTAAAATGTACTCTGTAGGAGATGGCAAGTTTGAGATATTCTCTATTGATAAAGCAAAAGTTAGTTGTTGCTCAATGAGTGGTAAAAAAGTTGATGTAGAGCTTTAA
- a CDS encoding DUF362 domain-containing protein, with protein sequence MEKSKVYFCDLYSNSQNKNVPNNVRRLFDKAGFKDLISKNDQVAIKLHFGEKGNTTYMSPVAVRQVVDKVKDCEGKPFLTDTNTLYTGSRTNSVDHLTTAIENGFAYAVVNAPVIIADGLYSRNYENVQIDKKHFESVKIGGEIYNSSAMIVMSHFKGHEAAGFGGALKNLAMGCASAAGKQMQHSDVTPGVNEKKCIGCGKCVNSCPTKAISIVDKKAVIDSDVCYGCGECPTVCPTRAVTIQWESDSDVFVEKMAEYAYGAVSNKKDKVGYITFVMNVTPLCDCVPWSGRPIAHDIGILASTDPVAIEQACYDLICKEMGHDVFKHEHPHVNGTRIIDYACEMGMGSKEYELIKL encoded by the coding sequence ATGGAAAAATCAAAAGTATATTTTTGTGATTTATATTCAAATTCACAAAATAAGAATGTGCCAAACAATGTTAGAAGATTATTTGATAAAGCGGGATTCAAAGATTTAATATCAAAAAATGACCAAGTCGCGATAAAACTTCACTTTGGAGAAAAGGGAAATACTACATATATGAGTCCTGTTGCAGTTAGACAGGTAGTTGATAAGGTTAAAGATTGTGAAGGTAAGCCATTCTTAACAGATACAAATACATTATATACAGGAAGTAGAACTAATTCTGTAGACCATCTTACAACAGCTATAGAAAATGGATTTGCTTATGCAGTAGTAAATGCACCAGTAATAATTGCAGATGGATTGTATAGTAGAAATTATGAAAATGTACAAATAGACAAAAAACATTTTGAAAGTGTAAAAATAGGTGGGGAAATTTATAACTCTTCTGCAATGATAGTAATGAGTCATTTTAAAGGTCATGAAGCTGCTGGTTTTGGAGGAGCATTAAAAAATTTAGCTATGGGATGTGCAAGTGCAGCAGGAAAACAAATGCAACATTCTGATGTTACTCCTGGAGTAAATGAGAAGAAATGTATAGGTTGTGGAAAATGTGTTAATTCTTGCCCAACAAAAGCTATAAGTATAGTAGATAAGAAGGCAGTAATAGACTCTGATGTATGCTATGGCTGTGGGGAATGTCCAACTGTCTGTCCAACTAGAGCAGTAACTATACAATGGGAAAGTGATTCAGATGTATTTGTTGAAAAAATGGCAGAGTATGCATATGGAGCAGTATCAAATAAAAAAGATAAGGTTGGGTATATAACTTTTGTTATGAATGTGACTCCACTTTGTGATTGTGTACCTTGGTCAGGTAGACCAATTGCACATGATATAGGAATCTTAGCATCAACTGACCCTGTAGCCATTGAGCAAGCATGTTATGATTTGATTTGTAAGGAAATGGGTCATGATGTATTTAAACATGAACATCCTCATGTAAATGGAACTAGAATAATAGACTATGCATGTGAGATGGGAATGGGAAGTAAAGAATATGAATTAATAAAATTATAA
- a CDS encoding helix-turn-helix domain-containing protein, whose protein sequence is MNELNIAKTLILKRKEKGITQDELANYIGVSKSSVSKWETGQSYPDITFLPQLATYFNITIDELICYEPQMLKEDIKKLYLRLCKDFTLKEFDEVIDEIRELTKKYYSCFPLILQMGILIINHYDLVDEQKRESLISEALEFFIRIQEMSNDIEICRIAKSMEANCYILLNQPVQIIDLMKDSSFPMLNEPILLAHGQMMNGQINEANETLQIGAYQALMSLIQNLVGLLQSADYLRMKKIENRILTISNIFNLDTLSPATMFSAYLTQAQVNLTHGDEEAAIKSLQKYVDLATSDIYPITPHGDDFFNQIDSWFSEVNFGIGITRDETIIKAGLVSAIKSNPMFSVLNENSEYRFLIEKLSLLEE, encoded by the coding sequence ATGAATGAATTAAATATTGCAAAAACACTGATTTTAAAGCGTAAAGAAAAAGGAATTACACAAGATGAGCTTGCAAATTATATAGGTGTCTCTAAATCATCTGTTTCTAAATGGGAAACTGGTCAAAGTTATCCTGATATTACTTTCTTGCCACAATTAGCGACATATTTTAACATTACAATTGATGAGCTAATTTGCTATGAACCACAAATGTTAAAAGAAGATATTAAGAAACTTTATCTTCGTTTATGTAAAGATTTTACGCTTAAAGAATTTGATGAAGTTATAGATGAAATAAGAGAACTTACAAAAAAGTATTACTCATGCTTTCCTCTAATTTTACAAATGGGTATTTTAATAATTAACCATTATGACCTTGTAGATGAACAAAAACGTGAATCACTTATTAGTGAAGCGCTAGAATTTTTCATTCGTATACAAGAAATGAGTAATGATATAGAGATTTGTCGTATTGCAAAAAGCATGGAAGCCAATTGCTATATATTATTAAATCAACCTGTACAAATTATTGATTTGATGAAGGATAGTAGTTTTCCTATGCTAAATGAACCTATACTTCTCGCTCATGGTCAAATGATGAATGGTCAAATTAATGAAGCTAATGAAACTTTGCAAATTGGAGCATATCAAGCTCTTATGTCATTGATTCAAAATTTAGTTGGTCTTTTGCAAAGTGCAGATTATTTACGAATGAAAAAAATAGAAAATCGTATTTTAACAATTTCAAATATCTTTAATCTTGATACATTGTCTCCTGCTACTATGTTTTCAGCATACTTGACACAGGCACAAGTTAATTTAACACATGGAGATGAAGAAGCTGCAATTAAATCATTACAAAAATATGTAGATTTAGCGACAAGTGATATATATCCAATTACACCACATGGTGATGACTTTTTTAATCAGATTGACAGTTGGTTTTCTGAAGTAAACTTTGGAATAGGTATTACACGTGATGAGACAATCATAAAAGCTGGGCTTGTTAGTGCTATTAAAAGCAATCCTATGTTTTCTGTATTAAATGAAAATAGCGAATATAGATTTCTTATAGAAAAATTATCTTTATTGGAGGAATAG
- a CDS encoding helix-turn-helix domain-containing protein: MTLGEKIVKLRKEYNYSQELLAERLDVSRQTISKWELNQAKPDLENIKNISNLFNTTYDYLIDESNLCSRDITDNISKDIDWTKAWSAKYPILESYVDINGIEKYQIAMEELYSKFEKEYGMSNENIILVLKDILYKIFKKHEK, translated from the coding sequence ATGACTTTAGGAGAAAAAATTGTAAAATTAAGAAAGGAATATAACTATTCTCAAGAATTGTTAGCAGAAAGACTTGATGTATCTAGACAAACAATTAGTAAGTGGGAATTAAATCAAGCCAAACCTGATTTAGAAAATATAAAAAATATATCAAATCTATTCAATACTACTTATGATTACCTAATTGATGAAAGTAACTTATGTTCTAGAGACATAACTGATAATATTAGCAAAGATATTGACTGGACAAAAGCATGGAGTGCAAAATATCCTATTTTAGAATCTTATGTTGATATAAATGGTATAGAAAAATATCAAATAGCTATGGAAGAATTATATTCAAAATTTGAAAAAGAATATGGAATGAGCAATGAAAATATAATACTTGTTTTAAAAGATATTCTATACAAGATATTTAAAAAACATGAAAAATAA
- a CDS encoding MATE family efflux transporter codes for MENEKSNIKYLKDEPIKKTILYLSIPMMIGMSAGTIYNVINAYFIGLVHDTAMLSSITLGLPIFTILMAFGNMFGVGSSTFITRLIAQNNSDEAKKIAGYTFYASIITGLLIGLIGYLSMDSIVKLLGSDATTFEYTRQYAVTLFTGGFSVILNFSLEQIVRSEGASKESMYGMFVSVIVSIILDVLFILVLNMHVYGAALSMVLSNIASSAYYIWYLNVKSENLRGFLRYIKININSQVEIYKVGVSQLIQCTFLIVTTLLSNNYSMQYGNNVVASFGIALRISQIPEFFVMGIVLGVMPLIAYNFANKNISRLKESIKYSALFIFMIAVIFSSIAYIFRTQVIQAFSNDTSVIQVGTYVLVAMLVSALFNGLTSLFMTIYQASGKGIETGIMSISQGGLYIPIVILLNYFYGLDGLIWSMTVTEIITFLIGAVLYIPYGIKLKKSLNKNKVSLI; via the coding sequence ATGGAAAATGAAAAATCAAATATTAAATATTTAAAAGATGAGCCAATAAAAAAGACTATTCTTTATTTATCTATCCCTATGATGATAGGAATGTCAGCTGGAACTATTTATAATGTAATTAACGCCTACTTCATAGGATTAGTTCATGATACAGCTATGCTTAGTTCAATAACACTAGGTCTACCCATATTTACAATTCTAATGGCTTTTGGAAATATGTTTGGAGTTGGTAGTAGTACATTCATAACTAGACTAATTGCACAAAATAATAGTGATGAAGCTAAGAAAATTGCTGGATACACTTTCTATGCGAGTATTATAACAGGTTTGCTGATAGGTCTGATTGGTTACTTATCAATGGATTCAATTGTTAAATTATTGGGTTCAGATGCAACTACATTTGAATATACAAGACAATATGCAGTTACACTATTTACTGGTGGATTTTCTGTTATACTAAACTTCTCCCTTGAACAAATCGTAAGGTCTGAAGGTGCATCAAAAGAATCCATGTATGGTATGTTTGTAAGTGTAATAGTTAGTATTATATTGGATGTTTTATTCATATTGGTTCTTAATATGCATGTATATGGTGCTGCATTATCAATGGTACTTTCTAATATTGCATCTAGTGCTTATTATATTTGGTATTTAAATGTTAAAAGCGAAAACCTTAGAGGATTTCTGCGTTACATTAAAATCAATATAAACAGCCAAGTTGAAATATATAAAGTAGGTGTTTCTCAATTAATTCAATGTACATTCTTAATCGTAACTACATTATTATCTAATAACTATTCTATGCAATATGGGAACAATGTAGTTGCGAGCTTTGGTATAGCACTTAGAATTTCTCAAATTCCAGAATTTTTTGTTATGGGTATAGTTTTAGGGGTAATGCCACTTATAGCATACAATTTTGCTAATAAAAACATATCTCGTTTAAAAGAAAGTATCAAATATTCTGCTTTATTTATATTTATGATTGCAGTTATATTTTCATCAATTGCTTATATATTTAGAACTCAAGTGATACAAGCATTTTCAAATGATACATCAGTTATTCAAGTAGGCACATATGTATTAGTAGCAATGTTAGTATCTGCTTTATTTAATGGGCTTACATCTTTATTTATGACAATATATCAAGCATCAGGAAAAGGCATTGAAACAGGCATAATGTCTATAAGCCAAGGTGGATTGTATATACCTATAGTAATATTACTTAATTATTTTTATGGACTTGATGGATTAATATGGTCTATGACAGTAACAGAAATTATAACCTTTTTAATAGGTGCAGTTCTATATATACCTTATGGTATAAAACTAAAAAAATCATTAAATAAAAATAAAGTAAGTCTTATATAA
- a CDS encoding helix-turn-helix transcriptional regulator produces MSLDNKNNVTENEEELTCPIRYALDVVGGKWKLPIICMLAVDNPIRYSSIKRKLDGITNTMLAQSLKDLESDGIVHRKQYNEIPPKVEYTLTDKGKSIVPILQQFANWGAINMQEKNTCGLNCRECRKIT; encoded by the coding sequence ATGAGTTTAGATAATAAAAATAATGTAACTGAAAATGAGGAAGAATTAACTTGTCCAATACGTTATGCATTAGATGTTGTGGGTGGAAAGTGGAAATTACCTATTATATGTATGTTAGCAGTTGATAATCCAATTAGATATAGCAGCATAAAAAGAAAATTAGATGGAATCACAAATACTATGCTAGCTCAATCATTAAAAGATTTAGAGTCTGATGGTATTGTTCATCGTAAACAATACAATGAGATTCCTCCAAAAGTTGAATATACATTAACAGATAAAGGTAAAAGTATTGTACCTATTTTACAACAATTTGCTAACTGGGGTGCTATTAATATGCAGGAAAAAAACACATGTGGACTTAATTGTAGGGAATGCAGAAAAATAACTTAA